The following proteins come from a genomic window of Larimichthys crocea isolate SSNF chromosome III, L_crocea_2.0, whole genome shotgun sequence:
- the LOC104930989 gene encoding salivary glue protein Sgs-3-like, which translates to MSELKADSINWYFCKRKNLQIPVHISVHKLTSTTTSTTTTTSAMTTTTTAETLPTTPQHSSLLTSAETHTAQPTNPTINGTGGDSLQAEHKISTRAMILITSLTLSLFLLLLVPAAFFGWRMMRRRHATPEGAHIPADSQTGSDPDVHYATVVHNQHVAGQNKIEPAEGSVIYSTLQIKMQ; encoded by the exons ATGAGTGAATTGAAGGCAGACAGCATAAACTGGTATTTTTGCAAAAGGAAAAACCTCCAGATACCAGTACACATCAGTGTTCATAAATTAACCTCAACTACCACAAGTACTACGACTACTACAAGTGCTATGactactacaactacagcaG AGACACTTCCAACCACTCCCCAGCATTCCTCATTGCTTACGAGTGCAGAGACACATACAGCTCAGCCAACAAACCCAACCATCAACGGGACAGGTGGAGACAGCCTGCAAGCTGAACACAAGAT TTCCACAAGGGCGATGATTCTCATCACCTCCCTCACTCTTTCCCTCTTCCTGCTTTTACTTGTTCCTGCTGCCTTTTTTGGTTGGAGGATGATGAGACGTC gtCATGCCACACCTGAGGGGGCTCACATCCCAGCG GACTCACAAACTGGGAGTGATCCTGACGTACACTACGCCACCGTTGTTCATAATCAACATGTAGCAGGCCAGAACAAG ATTGAACCAGCAGAAGGCAGTGTGATCTACAGCACACTGCAGATTAAAATGCAATGa
- the LOC113744031 gene encoding polymeric immunoglobulin receptor-like, translating to MTFSYIPQLICLLTGLIEIHSEIITVSKVSVEAGRSISIPCLYDPHYTNHVKYLCKGYYWISCKPVVTTDQRSSGRFSISDDKNRRIFTVTINDLTSGDTGWWWCAVEIGGHDIIDERAYFYLSVTKDVPSLSVDQQEIVAFEGGSVTVICRYKNDRVTAWCRLNNTCVTAKDQTGTIDGTTVTINQSRLKTFLNFVVVCYYRTDH from the exons ATGACTTTTTCATATATCCCTCAACTAATATGCCTACTCACTGGACTCATTG AAATTCACAGTGAAATTATTACAGTGAGTAAAGTGTCGGTCGAGGCTGGACGCTCCATCTCTATCCCCTGTCTCTATGATCCACACTACACAAACCATGTGAAATATCTGTGTAAAGGATATTATTGGATCTCCTGCAAACCTGTAGTAACAACAGACCAACGAAGTTCAGGAAGGTTTTCAATCTctgatgacaaaaacagaagaatctTCACCGTGACTATAAATGATCTGACGAGTGGGGACACTGGCTGGTGGTGGTGTGCTGTGGAGATCGGCGGGCATGACATAATAGACGAGAGAGCATATTTTTATCTGTCAGTCACTAAAG ATGTGCCAAGTCTGTCTGTGGACCAACAGGAAATTGTTGCATTTGAAGGAGGAAGTGTGACTGTTATATGCCGCTATAAAAATGACAGAGTAACAGCATGGTGCAGGCTGAACAACACCTGTGTGACTGCGAAAGATCAGACTGGAACAATAGATGGTACAACAGTGACTATCAATCAAAGT AGATTGAAAACCTTCCTGAACTTCGTGGTTGTCTGTTACTACAG AACGGACCACTGA
- the LOC104930717 gene encoding otoraplin, with amino-acid sequence MSYPLVILFCVGLLHQTARAVVMDKLSDNKICGDAECSYVVSMATALDDFIAPDCRFINIKKGQMIYVYSKLVPEEGAGVFWSGSVYSERYVDQMGIIGYFPATVVKETHKFMEETVKIPTADIDFYCD; translated from the exons ATGAGTTATCCACTGGTTATTCTGTTCTGCGTGGGATTACTGCACCAGACTGCAAGGGCCGTTGTCATGGATAAACTATCAGACAACAAGATTTGTGGAGATGCAGAATGCTCAT ATGTTGTCTCCATGGCCACAGCCTTGGATGACTTCATAGCTCCCGACTGCAGATTCATCAACATCAAAAAGGGGCAGATGATTTATGTGTACTCTAAACTCGTACCAGAGGAGGGCGCCGGAGTCTTCTGGTCTGGAAGT GTTTACAGTGAGCGTTATGTGGACCAGATGGGCATCATTGGATACTTCCCTGCAACTGTGGTGAAGGAGACACATAAGTTTATGGAAGAGACGGTTAAGATTCCTACAGCT GACATAGACTTCTACTGCGATTAA
- the polh gene encoding DNA polymerase eta, with product MEYGKDRVVALVDMDCFYVQVEQRLNPALKNTPCVVAQYKTWKGGSIIAVSYEARAHGVTRNMWVDDAKILCPDLQVARVRESHGKADLTHYREASVEVIEVMSRFAVIERASIDEAYMDLTAAVQQRLKNMADTQIEDHLRTTYFQGYPKTEQKQEAPAEGAALDKEEQRSRGLQQWLASLPVPALGGQSSAELQLTVGALIVEEMRAAVEKHTGYRCSAGISHNKVLAKLACGLNKPNRQTVLPLDSVTELFNSLPISKIRNLGGKLGVSITETLEIVNMGDLTRFSQAQLAQHFGEKTGQWLYDLCRGIDFEAVKPRQLPKSIGCSKNFPGKTCLATKEQVQFWLHQLALELEERLIKDREVNGRVAKSLTVGVRQLGDKRPSSFSRCCALVHYEATKLSTDSFSIIKSLNTAGNQQAAWTPPLTLLQLSASKFSDAPSAGAMAGFLSSDVTSTQSVSSTTQSSTKAPSELKNDSTCTQPGTIQSFFQKAAEKQKQKVTKCEDEADDDDMDPSHKTSAADTQLETDTNSVSSFTPSSQSKNVSVSPQSGISSFFHKKTLQRSLQASGSTLNKLDMGHIPEPVSKENPEDTVMKHTSEFTSHQSQCEELRDEVDIDPKLNDQPPSVAKEDLLTCERCGEEVLVWEMPEHNDYHFALDLQNSLSSSASSATVSSSTLSSSSPSSVRVGAAGTAQSFRGKTKTKGQSGPQPKRQRSQGGSTGTLDSFFKRS from the exons ATGGAGTACGGAAAGGACAGAGTGGTGGCGTTAGTGGACATGGACTGCTTTTACGTCCAGGTGGAGCAGAGGCTCAACCCAGCTCTGAAGAACACCCCCTGTGTGGTGGCCCAGTACAAGACGTGGAAGGGGGGCAG TATCATAGCTGTGAGTTACGAGGCCAGGGCCCATGGCGTCACCAGGAACATGTGGGTGGACGATGCAAAGATACTGTGTCCAGATCTCCAGGTGGCACGAGTGCGCGAGTCTCATGGCAAGGCAGACCTGACGCA TTACAGGGAGGCGAGTGTGGAGGTGATCGAGGTGATGTCTCGCTTTGCTGTGATTGAGAGAGCCAGCATTGATGAGGCCTACATGGATCTGACTGCGGCGGTCCAGCAGAGGCTGAAAAACATGGCCGACACACAAATTGAGGATCACCTCAGGACGACCTACTTCCAGGGGTACCCAAAAACggaacagaaacaggaagcacCTGCAGAGGGTGCTGCCTTAGATAAAG AGGAGCAGAGGTCCAGAGGTCTCCAGCAGTGGCTAGCGTCTTTACCTGTCCCTGCATTGGGCGGGCAGAGCTCTGCAGAACTGCAGCTCACAGTGGGGGCACTCATTGTTGAGGAaatgagggcagctgtggagaAACACACAGGCTACCGCTGTTCAGCAGGGATATCTCACAATAAG GTATTGGCCAAACTAGCCTGTGGTCTGAACAAACCTAACAGACAAACCGTCCTGCCTCTGGACTCTGTGACAGAACTTTTTAACTCTCTACCCATCAGCAAGAT CCGTAACCTGGGGGGTAAGCTGGGTGTCTCCATTACAGAAACTCTAGAAATAGTGAACATGGGAGATCTAACTCGCTTCTCTCAGGCCCAACTGGCACAGCACTTTGGAGAAAAGACAGG CCAGTGGCTGTATGACTTGTGTCGGGGGATTGACTTTGAAGCAGTGAAACCCAGACAGCTTCCAAAGTCCATCGGCTGCAGTAAAAACTTCCCAGGCAAGACATGTCTGGCTACCAAAGAGCAG GTGCAGTTTTGGCTTCATCAGTTGGCCCTTGAGCTTGAAGAGAGGCTGATCAAAGACAGAGAAGTG AATGGTCGAGTGGCTAAGTCGCTGACAGTTGGCGTACGTCAGCTTGGGGATAAGAGGCCGAGCAGTTTCTCACGCTGTTGTGCTTTAGTGCACTACGAAGCGACCAAACTATCCACTGACAGCTTTTCCATTATCAAGAGCCTCAACACAGCAGGGAACCAGCAGGCAGCGTG GACTCCACCCCTGACCCTGCTACAGCTCTCAGCTAGCAAATTCAGTGATGCTCCATCAGCAGGGGCCATGGCTGGCTTTCTCTCCAGTGATGTCACTTCAACTCAGAGTGTTTCCTCCACCACTCAGTCCTCCACCAAGGCACCCTCTGAATTGAAAAATGActccacatgcacacaaccTGGCACCATCCAGTCATTCTTTCAGAAGGCAGccgagaaacagaaacagaaggtTACAAAATGTGAAGACGAGGCGGATGATGACGACATGGACCCTTCTCATAAAACATCTGCTGCTGATACTCAGTTGGAGACAGACACCAATTCTGTTTCTTCATTTACACCTTCCTCTCAGTCTAAAAATGTCTCAGTGAGCCCCCAATCTGgcatttcctctttcttccaCAAGAAGACCCTTCAAAGAAGCTTACAGGCCTCAGGCTCAACATTGAACAAGCTTGACATGGGACACATACCTGAGCCTGTCAGTAAAGAGAACCCTGAAGACACTGTGATGAAACATACCTCAGAGTTTACCTCTCACCAGTCACAATGTGAAGAATTAAGGGATGAAGTGGACATTGATCCGAAGTTAAATGACCAGCCTCCCAGTGTGGCCAAAGAGGACCTGTTAACCTGTGAACGTTGTGGCGAGGAAGTGTTGGTCTGGGAAATGCCTGAACACAATGACTATCACTTTGCCCTGGATCTCCAGAATTCACTCTCTTCATCCGCAAGCTCAGCAACCGTCTCGTCCTCtaccctctcttcttcttctccatcttcgGTCAGAGTAGGAGCAGCAGGCACAGCCCAGTCCTTCCGGGGCAAGACAAAAACCAAAGGCCAGTCAGGACCCCAACCGAAAAGGCAACGTTCCCAAGGCGGAAGCACAGGTACTCtggattcattttttaaaaggagcTGA
- the gtpbp2a gene encoding GTP-binding protein 2 yields MDARVSELFCSGNGHGAGSQGVASSGKPGNVFSSSVAPKKACVKNNKKAKARFSRNFKPSNNTPYLPPEAEEGNIEYKLKLVNPTQYRFEHLATQMKWRLQEGRGEAVYQIGVEDNGMLVGLSEEDMRASLKTLHKLAEKIGADITVLREQEVDYDCDEPHKIAEVLIRKVPDDQQFLDLRVAVLGNVDSGKSTLLGVLTQGELDNGRGRARLNLFRHLHEIQTGRTSSISFEILGFNSKGEVVNYSESRTAEEICESASKMITFIDLAGHHKYLKTTIFGLTSYCPDFAILVVSANTGIAGTTREHLGLAMALKVPIFIVVSKVDLCTRATVERTVRQLERVLKQPGCNKVPMVVSSMDDAVTAAQQFAQTPSITPIFTLSSVSGESLDLLKVFFNIIPPLSNSKEQEELMQQLTEFQVDEIYTVPEVGTVVGGTLYSGICREGDHLVVGPTDSGQFHKLTIGSIQRNRSACRVLRAGQAATLALGDFDRSLLRKGMVMVSPEMNPTICWMFEAEIVLLFHAKTFHKGFQVTVHIGNVRQTATVEAVYGKEELRTGEKAVVLFKFIKHPEYLKVGAKVLFREGLTKGIGHVTKLQPNPPSQSEDDEA; encoded by the exons ATGGATGCGCGGGTATCCGAGTTATTTTGCTCAGGAAATGGACACGGTGCTGGGTCTCAAGGTGTTGCGTCCAGCGGCAAACCGGGAAATGTCTTCAGTAGCTCGGTAGCCCCCAAGAAAGCCTGCGTGAAGAACAACAAGAAAGCAAAGGCTCGGTTCTCCCGTAACTTCAAACCGAGCAATAACACCCCGTATCTACCTCCGGAG GCTGAAGAGGGAAATATAGAGTACAAG CTGAAGCTGGTGAACCCCACGCAATACCGCTTCGAGCACCTGGCAACACAAATGAAATGGCGACTGCAGGAGGGCCGAGGCGAAGCTGTCTATCAGATAGGCGTTGAGGATAATGGCATGCTGGTGGGACTATCAGAGGAAGATATGAGGGCATCACTGAAGACGCTCCACAAGCTGGCAGAGAA aATTGGAGCCGACATCACAGTTCTCAGAGAGCAAGAGGTGGACTATGACTGTGATGAGCCTCATAAGATTGCAGAGGTTCTCATTCGTAAGGTGCCAGATGACCAGCAG ttcctGGACCTGCGAGTAGCGGTACTTGGTAATGTGGACTCGGGCAAGTCCACTCTGTTGGGTGTTCTGACGCAGGGTGAGTTGGACAATGGACGGGGAAGAGCGAGGCTCAACCTCTTCAGACATTTGCATGAGATTCAGACTGGACGCACTTCAAGCATCAGCTTTGAGATCCTTGGCTTCAATAGTAAAGGAGAG GTTGTGAATTACAGCGAGTCTCGGACAGCAGAGGAGATTTGTGAGAGTGCCTCTAAAATGATCACATTCATCGATCTGGCAGGTCACCATAAGTACCTGAAGACCACCATCTTTGGCCTCACCAGCTACTGTCCAGATTTCGCTATACTGGTCGTCAGCGCAAACACCGGCATTG CTGGTACAACACGGGAGCATCTTGGGCTTGCCATGGCCTTGAAGGTGCCCATCTTCATCGTCGTCAGTAAGGTGGACCTCTGCACGCGGGCCACTGTGGAGCGCACTGTGCGTCAGCTCGAGCGTGTCCTGAAACAGCCGGGCTGCAACAAGGTGCCCATGGTCGTAAGCAGCATGGACGATGCagtcacagcagcacagcagttCGCCCAGACGCCCAG CATCACACCCATCTTCACCCTGTCCAGTGTGTCTGGAGAGAGTCTAGACTTGCTCAAGGTCTTCTTCAACATCATCCCTCCTCTAAGCAACAgcaaggagcaggaggagcttATGCAACAGCTAACCGAGTTCCAG GTGGATGAGATCTACACCGTACCAGAGGTGGGGACTGTGGTTGGAGGTACTCTGTACAG TGGCATTTGCCGTGAGGGAGATCACCTTGTGGTAGGACCCACAGACTCGGGTCAGTTCCACAAGCTGACAATCGGGAGCATCCAAAGAAACCGTTCAGCATGCAGGGTACTCAGGGCCGGTCAGGCTGCCACGCTCGCGCTGGGTGACTTCGACCGGTCACTACTACGCAAG GGCATGGTGATGGTGAGCCCGGAGATGAATCCTaccatctgctggatgtttgaGGCTGAGATTGTGCTGCTCTTCCATGCCAAGACGTTCCACAAGGGCTTCCAGGTTACTGTGCACATTGGCAATGTGAGACAAACCGCCACTGTGGAAGCTGTGTACGGCAAG gaggagctgaggacGGGGGAGAAAGCAGTAGTACTCTTCAAGTTCATAAAGCACCCTGAATACCTGAAGGTCGGGGCTAAGGTGCTCTTCAGAGAGGGACTGACCAAAGGTATCGGCCACGTCACCAAGCTGCAGCCCAACCCGCCATCCCAAAGCGAGGATGACGAAGCCTAA
- the LOC113744043 gene encoding polymeric immunoglobulin receptor-like: MTFSYIPQLICLLTGLIEIHSEIITVSKVSVEAGRSISIPCLYDPHYTNHVKYLCKGYYWISCKPVVTTDQRSSGRFSISDDKNRRIFTVTINDLTSGDTGWWWCAVEIGGHDIIDERAYFYLSVTKDVPSLSVEQQEIVAFEGGSVTVICRYTNDNRIVTEWCRLDNTCVIASDQTGTIDGTTVTINQSVPNVFIVTMSELKADSINWYLCKSQNLQMPVHISVHELTSTTTTTKTTTTSPTTTSTTTTTSAMTTTSAMTTTTTAETLPTTPQHSSLLTSAETHTAQPTNPTINGTGGDSLQAEHKISTRTMILITSLTLSLIVLLLVPAAFFGWRMMRRRQVKPEGAHIPAGSQTGSHPDELYVNIVPDQHIYEIELEDDLQHTTH; encoded by the exons ATGACTTTTTCATATATCCCTCAACTAATATGCCTACTCACTGGACTCATTG AAATTCACAGTGAAATTATTACAGTGAGTAAAGTGTCGGTCGAGGCTGGACGCTCCATCTCTATCCCCTGTCTCTATGATCCACACTACACAAACCATGTGAAATATCTGTGTAAAGGATATTATTGGATCTCCTGCAAACCTGTAGTAACAACAGACCAACGAAGTTCAGGAAGGTTTTCAATCTctgatgacaaaaacagaagaatctTCACCGTGACTATAAATGATCTGACGAGTGGGGACACTGGCTGGTGGTGGTGTGCTGTGGAGATCGGCGGGCATGACATAATAGACGAGAGAGCATATTTTTATCTGTCAGTCACTAAAG ATGTGCCAAGTCTGTCTGTGGAGCAACAGGAAATTGTCGCATTTGAAGGAGGAAGTGTGACTGTTATATGCCGCTATACAAATGACAACAGAATAGTAACAGAATGGTGCAGGCTGGACAACACCTGTGTGATTGCGAGCGATCAGACTGGAACAATAGATGGTACAACAGTGACTATCAATCAAAGTGTCCCCAATGTTTTCATTGTGACTATGAGTGAATTGAAGGCAGACAGCATAAACTGGTATCTTTGCAAAAGCCAAAACCTCCAGATGCCAGTACACATAAGTGTTCATGAATTAACCtcaactactacaactactaagACTACTACAACTTCTCCGACTACTACAAGTACTACGACTACTACAAGTGCTATGACTACTACAAGTGCTATGactactacaactacagcaG AGACACTTCCAACCACTCCCCAGCATTCGTCCTTGCTTACGAGTGCAGAGACACATACAGCTCAGCCAACAAACCCAACCATTAACGGGACAGGTGGAGACAGCCTGCAAGCTGAACACAAGAT TTCCACAAGGACGATGATTCTCATCACCTCCCTCACTCTTTCCCTCATCGTGCTCTTACTTGTTCCTGCTGCCTTTTTTGGTTGGAGGATGATGAGACGTC gTCAGGTCAAACCTGAGGGGGCTCACATCCCTGCG GGCTCACAAACTGGGAGTCATCCTGATGAACTCTACGTCAACATTGTTCCAGATCAACATATATACGAG aTTGAACTTGAAGATGATCTACAGCACActacacattaa